In Aeromicrobium marinum DSM 15272, one genomic interval encodes:
- the ilvN gene encoding acetolactate synthase small subunit, with protein sequence MTQHTLSVLVENTPGVLARVSSLFMRRGFNIESLAVGPTEIPEISRMTIVVNVDELPLEQVTKQLNKLVNVLKIVELDSGSAVERELMLIKVKTDPATRGQVLETVQLFRAKVVDVATDAVTIEATGDSGKLTAMLKVLEPFGIREIAQSGRVAIGRGSRSITDRSLRAVPGSQAV encoded by the coding sequence GTGACCCAACACACCCTCTCGGTCCTGGTCGAGAACACGCCCGGCGTGCTCGCCCGGGTCTCCAGCCTGTTCATGCGTCGCGGTTTCAACATCGAGTCGCTGGCGGTCGGACCCACCGAGATCCCCGAGATCTCGCGCATGACGATCGTCGTCAACGTCGACGAGCTGCCGCTCGAGCAGGTCACCAAGCAGCTCAACAAGCTCGTCAACGTGCTCAAGATCGTCGAGCTGGACTCCGGTTCGGCCGTCGAGCGCGAGCTGATGCTGATCAAGGTCAAGACCGACCCGGCCACGCGCGGTCAGGTCCTCGAGACCGTCCAGCTGTTCCGTGCGAAGGTCGTCGACGTCGCCACCGACGCCGTCACCATCGAGGCCACCGGCGACTCCGGCAAGCTCACCGCGATGCTCAAGGTGCTGGAGCCGTTCGGCATCCGCGAGATCGCCCAGTCCGGCCGGGTCGCGATCGGCCGCGGCTCCCGCTCCATCACCGACCGCAGCCTGCGTGCCGTCCCCGGCTCGCAGGCCGTCTGA
- the ilvC gene encoding ketol-acid reductoisomerase — MPELFYDDDADLSIIQGKNVAVIGYGSQGHAHALNLRDSGVDVRVGLAEGSKSRAKAEAEGLRVLTVAEAVEEADVVVILTPDQVQRHVYAESIAPALTPGDTLVFGHGFNIRYGYIEAPEGVDVILVAPKAPGHTVRREFVAGRGIPDIIAVEQDASGAAWDLALSYAKAIGGTRAGVIKTTFTEETETDLFGEQAVLCGGMSHLVQAGFETLTEAGYQPEIAYFEVLHELKLIVDLMWEGGIAKQRWSISDTAEYGDYVSGPRVIDAGVKERMQAVLADIQDGTFAKRFIDDQDAGATEFLSLREKEAGHSIEATGKVLRSHFAWKQADADYVEGSAAR; from the coding sequence GTGCCCGAGCTGTTCTACGACGACGACGCCGACCTGTCCATCATCCAGGGCAAGAACGTGGCCGTCATCGGCTACGGGAGCCAGGGTCACGCCCATGCGCTCAACCTGCGCGACTCCGGCGTCGACGTGCGGGTCGGGCTGGCCGAGGGCTCCAAGAGCCGCGCGAAGGCCGAGGCCGAGGGTCTGCGGGTCCTCACGGTCGCCGAGGCGGTGGAGGAGGCCGACGTCGTCGTCATCCTGACGCCCGACCAGGTGCAGCGTCACGTGTACGCCGAGTCGATCGCCCCGGCGCTCACGCCCGGCGACACGCTCGTCTTCGGTCACGGCTTCAACATCCGCTACGGCTACATCGAGGCGCCCGAGGGCGTCGACGTGATCCTCGTGGCGCCGAAGGCCCCCGGTCACACGGTGCGCCGCGAGTTCGTCGCCGGTCGCGGCATCCCCGACATCATCGCGGTCGAGCAGGACGCCAGCGGCGCCGCGTGGGACCTGGCGCTGTCGTACGCCAAGGCGATCGGCGGCACCCGGGCGGGTGTCATCAAGACGACCTTCACCGAGGAGACCGAGACCGACCTGTTCGGCGAGCAGGCCGTGCTGTGCGGCGGCATGTCGCACCTCGTCCAGGCCGGGTTCGAGACCCTGACCGAGGCCGGCTACCAGCCCGAGATCGCCTACTTCGAGGTGCTGCACGAGCTCAAGCTGATCGTCGACCTGATGTGGGAGGGCGGCATCGCCAAGCAGCGCTGGAGCATCTCCGACACCGCCGAGTACGGCGACTACGTCTCCGGTCCGCGGGTCATCGACGCCGGCGTCAAGGAGCGTATGCAGGCCGTGCTCGCCGACATCCAGGACGGCACCTTCGCCAAGCGGTTCATCGACGACCAGGACGCCGGCGCGACCGAGTTCCTGTCGCTGCGCGAGAAGGAGGCCGGGCACTCGATCGAGGCGACCGGCAAGGTGCTGCGCTCGCACTTCGCGTGGAAGCAGGCCGACGCCGACTACGTCGAGGGTTCAGCGGCCCGCTGA
- a CDS encoding acetolactate synthase large subunit, whose translation MTGQTTGLQIDPPTEQVSGAQALVRALEHADVEVIFGIPGGAILPAYDPLFDSTIRHILVRHEQGAGHAAQGYAMATGRVGVCMATSGPGATNLVTAIADAYMDSVPIVAITGQVSSHLIGTDGFQEADIRGITMPITKHSYLVTDAAQIPRVIAEAFHIAGTGRPGPVLVDIAKDALQATTTFEWPHELALPGYRPTTRPHGKQVREAARLMAESERPVLYVGGGVIKADASAELKLLAEATGIPVVTTLMARGAFPDSHELHLGMPGMHGTVAAVAALQKSDLLISLGARFDDRVTGVLETFAPLARIIHADIDPAEISKNRAADVPIVGDCKEVIADLVTTLAAQAEDGVRGDYTAWREQMLGVKAKFPVDYDAPAEGLAPQTVIERISAIAGPEAIYVAGVGQHQMWAAHYVEYERPRQWLNSGGAGTMGYAVPAAMGAQVGDPDRVVWAIDGDGCFQMTNQELATCALEGIPVKVAVINNSSLGMVRQWQTLFYEGRYSNTDLNTGPESIGARRIPDFVKLADAYGCVGLRCDDPADLDAVIEQAMAITDRPVVIDFVVERDAMVWPMVAAGTSNDDIKIARDLAPEWDKDEL comes from the coding sequence ATGACCGGCCAGACGACAGGTCTGCAGATCGATCCCCCCACCGAGCAGGTCAGCGGTGCCCAGGCTCTCGTCCGCGCGCTGGAGCATGCCGACGTCGAGGTCATCTTCGGGATTCCCGGCGGCGCGATCCTTCCGGCCTACGACCCGCTGTTCGACTCCACGATCCGCCACATCCTGGTGCGTCACGAGCAGGGGGCGGGCCACGCGGCCCAGGGCTACGCGATGGCGACCGGACGGGTGGGGGTCTGCATGGCGACCTCCGGTCCCGGTGCGACCAACCTGGTCACCGCGATCGCCGACGCCTACATGGACTCGGTGCCGATCGTCGCGATCACCGGCCAGGTGTCGTCCCACCTGATCGGGACCGACGGCTTCCAGGAGGCCGACATCCGCGGCATCACGATGCCGATCACCAAGCACAGCTACCTGGTCACCGATGCCGCCCAGATTCCCCGGGTGATCGCCGAGGCGTTCCACATCGCCGGCACGGGCCGACCCGGTCCGGTCCTGGTGGACATCGCCAAGGACGCCCTGCAGGCCACGACGACGTTCGAGTGGCCGCACGAGCTGGCCCTGCCGGGCTACCGCCCCACGACCCGTCCGCACGGCAAGCAGGTGCGCGAGGCGGCCCGACTGATGGCCGAGTCCGAGCGCCCGGTCCTCTACGTCGGCGGGGGCGTCATCAAGGCCGACGCGTCGGCGGAGCTGAAGCTGCTGGCGGAGGCCACCGGCATCCCGGTGGTCACGACGCTGATGGCCCGGGGAGCCTTCCCGGACTCCCACGAGCTGCACCTGGGGATGCCCGGCATGCACGGCACGGTCGCCGCGGTGGCGGCCCTGCAGAAGAGCGACCTGCTGATCAGCCTCGGCGCCCGCTTCGACGACCGGGTCACCGGGGTGCTCGAGACCTTCGCGCCGCTCGCGCGCATCATCCACGCCGACATCGACCCGGCCGAGATCTCCAAGAACCGCGCCGCGGACGTGCCGATCGTGGGCGACTGCAAGGAGGTCATCGCGGACCTCGTCACGACCCTGGCGGCCCAGGCCGAGGACGGCGTCCGCGGCGACTACACCGCGTGGCGCGAGCAGATGCTGGGCGTCAAGGCCAAGTTCCCGGTCGACTACGACGCTCCCGCCGAGGGGCTCGCCCCCCAGACGGTCATCGAGCGCATCAGCGCCATCGCCGGGCCCGAGGCGATCTACGTGGCCGGTGTCGGACAGCACCAGATGTGGGCGGCGCACTACGTGGAGTACGAGCGGCCGCGTCAGTGGCTCAACTCCGGCGGCGCCGGCACGATGGGCTACGCCGTGCCGGCCGCGATGGGCGCACAGGTCGGCGACCCCGACCGGGTCGTGTGGGCCATCGACGGCGACGGGTGCTTCCAGATGACCAACCAGGAGCTCGCCACGTGCGCGCTCGAGGGCATCCCGGTCAAGGTGGCCGTGATCAACAACTCCTCGCTCGGCATGGTGCGCCAGTGGCAGACCCTGTTCTACGAGGGCCGCTACTCCAACACCGACCTCAACACCGGCCCGGAGTCCATCGGCGCGCGCCGGATCCCGGACTTCGTCAAGCTCGCGGACGCCTACGGCTGCGTGGGGCTGCGGTGCGACGACCCGGCCGACCTCGACGCCGTGATCGAGCAGGCCATGGCCATCACCGACCGGCCGGTCGTCATCGACTTCGTGGTCGAGCGCGACGCGATGGTCTGGCCGATGGTCGCCGCCGGCACCAGCAACGACGACATCAAGATCGCCCGGGACCTCGCACCCGAGTGGGACAAGGACGAGCTGTGA
- a CDS encoding SDR family NAD(P)-dependent oxidoreductase: protein MALDVLGRAAALDEDDPTYIALRRATGGFFKDAKRERRRRKREEEAAADRAVVELTATGSAQRIDDETAGLPLTSTAPGATAGTLLVPRGCYICKDKFTRVDAFYHQLCPACSALNHARRDARTDLTGRRALLTGGRAKIGMYIALRLLRDGAHTTITTRFPRDAVRRFSQMPDADDWLHRLKVVGIDLRDPSQVIGLADEVAAAGPLDILINNAAQTVKRTPGAYQPIADAESAPLPLGSPVELVTFGHTSDAHPAALVGSVGAHPVLAGDARTADELTAQALSAGSADLERIDAGGLLPDVVDTNSWVQTVGEVDALELLEVQLCNSVAPFILVSRLRPALAASPARRKHVVNVSAMEGQFGRRYKGPGHPHTNMAKAALNMLTRTSAAEMLENDGILMTAVDTGWITDERPHVTKVRLAAEGFKAPLDLVDGAARVYDPIVRGEAGEDVHGVFLKDYVASPW, encoded by the coding sequence GTGGCGCTCGACGTGCTCGGCCGGGCCGCGGCGCTCGACGAGGACGATCCCACCTACATCGCCCTGCGCCGGGCGACCGGCGGATTCTTCAAGGACGCCAAGCGTGAGCGACGCCGGCGCAAGCGGGAGGAGGAGGCGGCGGCCGACCGTGCCGTCGTCGAGCTCACGGCCACCGGGTCGGCCCAGCGCATCGACGACGAGACCGCCGGGCTGCCGCTGACGTCGACCGCGCCCGGGGCCACGGCGGGGACGCTGCTGGTGCCGCGGGGGTGCTACATCTGCAAGGACAAGTTCACGCGGGTCGACGCCTTCTACCACCAGCTGTGTCCGGCGTGCTCCGCGCTGAACCATGCGCGTCGGGACGCGCGCACGGACCTCACGGGACGTCGTGCGCTCCTGACCGGGGGCCGCGCCAAGATCGGCATGTACATCGCCCTGCGGTTGCTGCGCGACGGTGCCCACACCACCATCACGACCCGGTTCCCGCGGGACGCCGTCCGCCGGTTCTCGCAGATGCCCGACGCCGACGACTGGTTGCACCGGCTGAAGGTGGTGGGCATCGACCTTCGTGATCCGTCCCAGGTGATCGGTCTGGCCGACGAGGTGGCCGCGGCCGGTCCGCTGGACATCCTCATCAACAACGCCGCCCAGACGGTCAAGCGGACCCCCGGGGCCTACCAGCCGATCGCCGACGCCGAGTCCGCCCCGCTGCCTCTCGGCAGCCCCGTCGAGCTGGTGACCTTCGGGCACACCAGCGACGCCCACCCCGCGGCCCTCGTCGGCTCGGTCGGGGCCCACCCGGTCCTGGCCGGCGACGCCCGCACCGCCGACGAGCTGACCGCCCAGGCGCTGTCGGCCGGATCGGCGGACCTGGAGCGGATCGATGCCGGTGGGCTGCTGCCGGACGTGGTCGACACCAACAGCTGGGTGCAGACCGTCGGCGAGGTCGACGCCCTCGAGCTGTTGGAGGTGCAGCTGTGCAACAGCGTCGCGCCGTTCATCCTCGTCAGTCGGCTCCGGCCGGCTCTGGCCGCGTCACCGGCCCGTCGCAAGCACGTCGTCAACGTGTCGGCGATGGAGGGTCAGTTCGGCCGCCGCTACAAGGGCCCGGGCCACCCGCACACCAACATGGCCAAGGCGGCGCTCAACATGCTGACCCGCACCAGTGCCGCCGAGATGCTGGAGAACGACGGCATCCTCATGACGGCCGTCGACACCGGTTGGATCACCGACGAGCGGCCCCACGTGACCAAGGTGCGGCTGGCGGCCGAGGGCTTCAAGGCGCCCCTGGACCTGGTCGACGGCGCCGCCCGGGTCTACGACCCGATCGTGCGTGGCGAGGCGGGGGAGGACGTCCACGGCGTGTTCCTCAAGGACTACGTCGCGTCCCCCTGGTGA
- the ilvD gene encoding dihydroxy-acid dehydratase — protein MSSQTPTDPPAGDDAVDIKPRSRTVTDGLEATASRGMLRAVGMGDDDWPKPQIGVASSWNEITPCNLSLDRLAKRAKEGVHAGGGYPLEFGTISVSDGISMGHEGMHFSLVSREVIADSVETVMMAERLDGSVLLAGCDKSLPGMLMAAARLDLASVFVYAGSIMPGNVDGKDVTIIDAFEAVGACLKGLITREEVDRIERAICPGEGACGGMFTANTMASAAEALGMSLPGSSAPPAIDSRRDEFAIASGEAVVGLLRRGITARQIMTKPAFENAIALVMALGGSTNAVLHLLAIAREAEVDLTLADFNRIGDKVPHLGDLKPFGRYVMNDVDKVGGIAVVMKALLDAGLMDGDCLTVTGRTMAENLAHIESTVDGDVIRPVDRPIHRTGGLTILHGSLAPEGAVVKSAGFDSDVFRGTARVFDGERAAMDALAGGTIVAGDVVVIRNEGPKGGPGMREMLAITGAIKGAGLGKDVLLLTDGRFSGGTTGLCVGHVAPEAVDGGPIAFVRDGDPITLDVANRTLEVEVDAEELEARKVGWEPMPPKYTTGVLAKYRKLVSSAADGAVCT, from the coding sequence ATGTCCAGCCAGACCCCCACTGACCCGCCCGCAGGCGACGACGCCGTCGACATCAAGCCCCGCAGCCGCACCGTCACCGACGGACTCGAGGCGACCGCCTCGCGCGGCATGCTGCGCGCCGTCGGGATGGGCGACGACGACTGGCCGAAGCCCCAGATCGGCGTCGCGTCGAGCTGGAACGAGATCACCCCGTGCAACCTCTCGCTGGACCGGCTCGCCAAGCGTGCCAAGGAGGGGGTGCACGCCGGCGGCGGCTACCCGCTGGAGTTCGGGACCATCAGCGTCTCCGACGGCATCAGCATGGGCCACGAGGGCATGCACTTCTCGCTGGTCAGTCGTGAGGTCATCGCCGACTCCGTCGAGACCGTGATGATGGCCGAGCGGCTCGACGGCTCGGTGCTGCTGGCCGGGTGCGACAAGAGCCTCCCGGGCATGCTGATGGCCGCGGCCCGGCTCGACCTGGCCAGCGTGTTCGTCTACGCCGGATCGATCATGCCGGGCAACGTCGACGGCAAGGACGTCACGATCATCGACGCCTTCGAGGCGGTGGGAGCCTGCCTCAAGGGGCTCATCACCCGCGAGGAGGTCGACCGCATCGAGCGCGCGATCTGCCCGGGCGAGGGTGCCTGTGGCGGGATGTTCACGGCCAACACGATGGCCTCGGCCGCGGAGGCCCTCGGTATGAGCCTGCCGGGCTCGTCGGCCCCGCCGGCGATCGACAGCCGTCGCGACGAGTTCGCGATCGCCTCGGGCGAGGCCGTGGTCGGGCTGCTGCGCCGCGGCATCACGGCGCGCCAGATCATGACCAAGCCGGCGTTCGAGAACGCCATCGCCCTGGTCATGGCGCTCGGCGGCTCGACGAACGCGGTCCTGCACCTGCTCGCCATCGCGCGGGAGGCCGAGGTCGACCTGACCCTGGCGGACTTCAACCGCATCGGCGACAAGGTGCCCCACCTGGGCGACCTCAAGCCGTTCGGCCGGTACGTCATGAACGACGTCGACAAGGTCGGCGGCATCGCCGTCGTCATGAAGGCCCTGCTCGACGCCGGTCTGATGGACGGCGACTGCCTGACGGTCACGGGACGGACGATGGCGGAGAACCTCGCGCACATCGAGTCGACCGTCGACGGCGACGTCATCCGCCCGGTCGACCGTCCGATCCACCGCACCGGCGGGCTCACCATCCTGCACGGTTCGCTCGCTCCCGAGGGGGCGGTCGTCAAGAGCGCGGGATTCGACTCCGACGTCTTCCGCGGGACGGCCCGCGTGTTCGACGGCGAGCGAGCCGCGATGGACGCTCTGGCCGGTGGCACCATCGTCGCCGGCGACGTGGTGGTCATCCGCAACGAGGGCCCCAAGGGCGGGCCGGGGATGCGCGAGATGCTCGCCATCACCGGCGCGATCAAGGGGGCCGGGCTCGGCAAGGACGTGCTGCTGCTGACGGACGGCCGGTTCTCCGGCGGTACGACCGGCCTCTGCGTCGGTCACGTGGCTCCCGAGGCCGTCGACGGCGGGCCCATCGCCTTCGTGCGCGACGGTGACCCGATCACCCTCGACGTGGCCAACCGGACCCTCGAGGTCGAGGTGGACGCCGAGGAGCTGGAGGCACGCAAGGTCGGCTGGGAGCCGATGCCGCCCAAGTACACGACCGGCGTGCTGGCCAAGTACCGCAAGCTGGTGTCGTCGGCCGCCGACGGCGCCGTGTGCACCTGA
- a CDS encoding SatD family protein, whose protein sequence is MDMKVSTSSVVAVIGDLVGSRRATSRREVQDALLVALATAAEAVPALQDPEPTIGDEFQAVYATVADALRATLLIRLALPLPWDCRAGLGRGRLEIVGTSDYGLTQDGPAWWSAREAVVEVKRREDGRHPGLRTWLVESGDEEVGMVNAYLLARDELVSRCDERQRRLVLGLLQGETQKDLAAREGISASAVSQSLRRAGAWSVLDGLEQISAATTAGAS, encoded by the coding sequence ATGGATATGAAGGTATCGACTTCATCGGTGGTGGCGGTGATCGGCGACCTGGTCGGATCACGCCGGGCGACGTCGCGGCGTGAGGTGCAGGACGCGCTGCTGGTGGCCCTGGCCACGGCCGCCGAGGCGGTGCCGGCCCTTCAGGATCCAGAGCCCACGATCGGCGACGAGTTCCAGGCCGTCTACGCCACCGTGGCCGACGCGTTGCGGGCCACCCTCCTGATCCGCCTCGCGCTGCCCCTGCCCTGGGACTGCCGCGCGGGCCTGGGGCGGGGGAGGCTGGAGATCGTCGGCACCTCCGACTACGGTCTGACCCAGGACGGACCGGCCTGGTGGTCGGCCCGTGAGGCGGTCGTCGAGGTCAAGCGCCGAGAGGACGGCCGGCACCCCGGCCTCCGGACGTGGTTGGTGGAGTCCGGCGACGAGGAGGTCGGGATGGTCAACGCCTACCTGCTGGCGCGCGACGAGCTGGTCAGTCGCTGCGACGAGCGCCAGCGGCGTCTCGTGCTCGGTCTCCTGCAGGGTGAGACGCAGAAGGACCTCGCGGCGCGCGAGGGCATCTCGGCCTCGGCGGTGTCCCAGAGCCTGCGGCGGGCGGGAGCGTGGAGCGTGCTCGACGGCCTCGAGCAGATCAGCGCAGCGACCACGGCGGGCGCGTCGTGA